From the genome of Brassica oleracea var. oleracea cultivar TO1000 chromosome C4, BOL, whole genome shotgun sequence:
CACACACAAGACATGGACCAGATAGAGAGAGAATAACCCCAACAGTTGGATGAGAGACATACATACACACCGTTCCTTCGCCGGCTCAGATCTGAAAAAAAAAAGAGAGTAAAGGTTACTTAACAACGGCACGACTCTGACAACAACAACAGCGAGACTTGAATGATCAAGTGAAAAAGCTATAGAGAGAGGTGAGAGAAAATCATCTCGAGTCTCTCTCCCCCTCAACCACTCTTTTTCTCGGCCGGATCTTCGTAGCTTGCTTCTGGTGGCCGGCGGTGGTTGGTTATCGCCGGTCGCCACCCCTAAAATCGCCCCCTTTATCCATCCTCAACCCTATCAAGCTCCGATTTGCCTCACCCTCTTTGCTTCATCATCTCTAGTTCTTCGTCGGGATAGCGGCCGGATCTCGACGAACCAAACCGGTCTCTGGGTGCGTACCCAGTTTCCCCGGAGTGATGGCGAGGTCATGGCTTCTCGGATCTGAACAGGAGGCGCCGTTTCGATGGTAGATCTAGGTTAGACTGTCGGGTGGATTTGGGTCAAGTTCACTTCGGAGGGTTCGCTGGAGCGTAATGCGTCGCTGCTGATGCGGCTCTAGTCAGCTTGCTGCCTCCCCTGTCTCGCTCTGTCTCCGTCACCGGTCGCTTTGTTAGAACTTCCCCGATTAGATTTNNNNNNNNNNNNNNNNNNNNNNNNNNNNNNNNNNNNNNNNNNNNNNNNNNNNNNNNNNNNNNNNNNNNNNNNNNNNNNNNNNNNNNNNNNNNNNNNNNNNNNNNNNNNNNNNNNNNNNNNNNNNNNNNNNNNNNNNNNNNNNNNNNNNNNNNNNNNNNNNNNNNNNNNNNNNNNNNNNNNNNNNTTCAGAAGGAAATCGATCATCGCTTCCTGCCGTTTTGATACTCAGTCGCTGGTGTCTCTTGTGCTCTGCTTGTTCGACGGGACCGGTGTTGAGCCGTAAATTTCTCCGCTTCCGTCGGCTCGTACTTCACCAACGCTTCATCTGCTTGCCTCCCCGTGTCGGTATGGATTCCCAGGGAGTTGGTTCATCGCATTTCCGGGGAGAGCAACGTCTGGAGTGGACTTCAAAGGATGTGGTGGCCGGACCAGGACTTTGTCAACCCTGCTTCGCCTGTCCTCCTGTCGGAGTCGCCCTCGGGACGGTCTGCGGTGCCTCGGACCGTTCTCCGGTTGTTAACCCCAATGATCTCTTCTCTTGGTGCAGGTTCTGACACCAAGCTCAAGTTGCGATCTCCTGAAGCAAGTAAGCTTCTTTGAAGATGTAAAATGCCAAGCTTTAGTCATATCCTATGGATTAAGACTAAACCTATCTTTGTTTTAGAGAGTTTTTTTTACTTTTTTTGTGGCTCTCTCTAGCATATTTGCTTTAATTAGCACCTTAGATTACCAGTTTTGATTCATCAATAACTTGTAATCTCCCTGTGTCATTACTCATCTAATGAAATTCACATACTTAACAAAAAAAAAAACAACAGCGAGACACGACTTCGACATATGACTCCGACAACGACTTCGACAACGACTTCGACAAAGACAAAAATCTATAAATCGACATGAAACAGAACAAATCGAAGATTACTACCTTACCAGGGGAAGATATAGCAGCAGCAGCAGCAGCGGGCCGGCAACCAGTGTAATCGGCGGAAACGGGTTGACTTCACCGGAAATCGCCCACGAGAGAGAGAGAAACAGCCACTAGGGTTTGTCCTTTTTATTTACCAAATGAAGATTAAAAATTGTATTTATATGTCTGGAAAGTTATCCGGTTAGGTTAAAACTTTTCTGGTTTAATATTGGTTAGATTAAATTATTCTGGTTAAAATTTGGTTAAATTAAATTATTTCTGGTTTTGTAGACTTTCAAGTAGGTCTACAATTGGAGGACTTTTTTTGTTTTATATAATTTTTTTAAGAAAATTTGTTACTATAATAATTTTAATATATGATCTCATTTTTTTTTTCGAAAAAACAAGTTTTAATCAATTAATGTAGACTGAAAAATCGTATTTATATTAATTTTGGGTAACTTTTCTGGTTAGGTTAAAAAAAGTTTGATTTTAAATTCAGTTAGGTTAACATTATATTGGTTAAATCCGGTTAGCTTAAATTCGATGTGTGGACTTCTTTGTAAGTCTACAACAATTTTTTTCTTACCCTTTATTATTTGCAAAAATTAATAAATGATTTACTAAATTTTTTTATTTATTTTTAATAGTAATAATATATGATTTAACATTCTTATTCATAAATATGTAAATTTAATTTAAAATTAAAAATATTTTGTAAACACCAATAAAATAGACTGAAAAAGACGTCTCTAGATAAATAGACTTTTTTGTAGGTCTATGAAACCCTAAACCAAAAATCTCAAACCCTAAATGTTTTGCTTGATAATCAAAAAGTCTCAATTATACAAAATATAAACTACTAAACATTAATATGCAGATTTAAGTTAATAAAACAAAAAAAAAACAAAAAAATCTAAAATCTAAACTATGAACATTGTTAGAACACATGATAACCAAATTAGTATATATTCTTCAAAATGGTTCAATTATATGAAATTTTAATTTATTTTGTTCATATTATCCATTATATTGATGATTAGTTAAAAATATCACAATAATTATTTTTATACATTTTCAAAATTATATTATTAGATCAAATTAGAGTGTAGACTACAAAATAAGTCTATAAGATAGACTTTGTTGGATGTCTATATATATGTATACTTATTTTATTATATGTAGACTTCCGAAGGATAGAAACGTAAAATACATTTCTGTTTTTTTGTTTGGTCATAAGGGTTAAATAGTACTTTCATTAACCTTTTAGGTTGGTTTTGCATTTGACTGAAAGTAGGGTACACTTTTAGGTTTGACTTGAATATTTGTGTTGTTTTTAGCAAATGTCCCTTAGGTTTTTGCAGAAAATATTTGATAATTCAGGTTTTGCGAATAAAATAACGAATAATTCAAATAATTTGGATTATTTCAGATTAAAAGTCAGCAATATAGTTCTGTTTTTAGGATAACTAGAAGTCTTTTCCGCGCTACGCGCGGATTATATACTATTATTTTTTGTACAAATGTTTTTTTAGTATTTTGTTTTACTTGTTTTATTTTCTTTTATATTTGAAGTATATTTTCATATTTATTCTGTATGTATATATCATAAAATTCACATAAGGTTCCAACATTTAGAGAATGAATTGTTTCATTTAAAACTTTAACAAAGTTTTCGTATGTTATAATTTTATATGACATGGTATTCATTGTTACTCTAAGTTTTGAGTAGTTGTATATTCACTTAAAATTCAATATTTTAAATTGAAGTAACCCACAATAAAAAGGAAAATTAGAATTTCAATTTTACTTTTGGCATAATAGAGAAAAAGAATGATAGTATGTGACTTTTGTTTTGAGAAAGGGCATTAGTATGTGACTTCATGAGTTTGAATGATTTATAAGCGTCATTGTTTATTCAAAATGGTTCAATTTGTTACCAAATGAATTACGTAAGGACTTGGTATGGTCTAAAAAACTATAATTTTTTACTTTCGGTGTGTTTCTATTAGGTGAAGTTGGTATACAATATTTTTTGTTGGTAATGGTGTTTCTTTAAATATTTTTAAAAAATTTTGGTAGACAACTTGCGAATCTCTTTCCAAAAAATCACATAAAGAGTTTTAATTCCTTCTTTGGTAATAGAAAGTTAAAAACTTATATTTTGGTAAAATAAAGTTACAAAATATTTTGGTAATGGTTATTTCATAGTGATTTTTTGAATTTATGAATTTCACTTTTTTGTTTGTTGTTGTGTCTCATATTTATATTTCTATAGCTTTTAGCAATTCTTATTGAAACTGGTGTTAATTATTAAATGTACACTATTTAAATATATGAGAAGTATAGTATTGTAATAGTGTTTGGAAATTTTTTGATCCAAAAAACTTAAATATTCATCAAATATAAAAATAAATAATTATTTTAATTGTGTATATTATATTTTTTAGTTATTTATTATCTGTCATTTGTCATTTATGTTGTTTAATACTTTTATCTCCTTTTATATTTTGTTTTCTTTAATTATTATGATAATGTTTGTGTATTATATATACAGATAGTATCTCAGTAAACATTAATTAATATTATACAAAAATTCATTAATAATATATGATTTAACATTCTTATTCATAAATTTTGTATAACTATAATATTACTTCACACTCTATCTTATGAAAATTATTATTGAGAGATGATTACAAATGATTCAAAGTTACGGCTCGGTTCCATTGCTACGCCCGAATTTTTTCCTATAATATTATTTCATTGAATTAAACTTGCGTATTTTAACAAATTTGTATGAGAGAATGATGAAATAAATATTTCCTATAATATTATCTCAGATAGCTCGGATAATTTCAAAATTTTGGATAAAACATATTCATGTAGTTCAGTCTTATCAAGAAATTATGGTAGTAGAATATTTTGGATAAAAAGTAGATAAACCGTATTTTGTATATATAGTTAGGTTTATAAATAGTATATTTAAAATTTTTTTTTTTTAAAAAAAATAAAATTTTAGGAATATAAAATATAGTTTGGATTGTTCAATTCTCAGTTTGGTTCTGATTTGGTTTCACCTTTTGTGTTCTAAAAATATAAAAATCGTTCAAATATTTGTTGACTTGGCTTTGGTTTCATTTTTTTGTTTGGTTTCATTTCTTTTGCTCGGTATCAATTCAGTTTTGATTATTGATTTATATGCTAAGGCTTAAATGTTTTTGTACAGTATGTTTTGTAGTGGATAAATAACTGATTTAAAATTATTTTAATTATAATTTTATAAATAAAATACTAAATCCGTTCTCATATTAAAGTCGTTATAAATATTTACTTATATATTCCTATTGTATTTGATAAATAACTATTTAAAATTATTCTGTAATAGATTTTATAAATAAAATATTAAACTGTTATGGTTAATTAGAATGGCATGTCTTGTATTTAATTAATAACTAATGTAAGCATATTTTAATGATAAGTTTCCCCTAAGTTTTGTATATAAAATATTAAAAATGTTATCATATTAAAATTGTTGCAAATATCCATTTATATACTCCCATTGTATTTGATAAATAACTGATTTACACTAAATTTTAATCATAGATTTTATAAACACAATATTAAAACTGTTATGGTTAACTAATATGATAAAAGGTAAAATCTTACTAAGTTTTCATTATTGAGTTAATATTTCTAAAATTTATTGTTTTGAATAAACAGTTAAAAATTGGTTAGTACGATAGAATCTCTTGGCGTTAATATATGGTCTAATATATGGTCTGGTCGAATAGGACATGTGAAAATTAATGTTAGTGCAAAAATTAATAGTAATATTTATGTATGGAGTAGTATTAGTTTTTTTTTTAATCTCAAAACCAACAGATATTACAGCAGACTCAAATTGAATAATTTCACTGCTGAAAAAGATAGTTAACTCCAATGAAAAATAACTACTTGACTACAATGAAAAAATAAGANNNNNNNNNNNNNNNNNNNNNNNNNNNNNNNNNNNNNNNNNNNNNNNNNNNNNNNNNNNNNNNNNNNNNNNNNNNNNNNNNNNNNNNNNNNNNNNNNNNNNNNNNNNNNNNNNNNNNNNNNNNNNNNNNNNNNNNNNNNNNNNNNNNNNNNNNNNNNNNNNNNNNNNNNNNNNNNNNNNNNNNNNNNNNNNNNNNNNNNNNNNNNNNNNNNNNNNNNNNNNNNNNNNNNNNNNNNNNNNNNNNNNNNNNNNNNNNNNNNNNNNNNNNNNNNNNNNNNNNNNNNNNNNNNNNNNNNNNNNNNNNNNNNNNNNNNNNNNNNNNNNNNNNNNNNNNNNNNNNNNNNNNNNNNNNNNNNNNNNNNNNNNNNNNNNNNNNNNNNNNNNNNNNNNNNNNNNNNNNNNNNNNNNNNNNNNNNNNNNNNNNNNNNNNNNNNNNNNNNNNNNNNNNNNNNNNNNNNNNNNNNNNNNNNNNNNNNNNNNNNNNNNNNNNNNNNNNNNNNNNNNNNNNNNNNNNNNNNNNNNNNNNNNNNNNNNNNNNNNNNNNNNNNNNNNNNNNNNNNNNNNNNNNNNNNNNNNNNNNNNNNNNNNNNNNNNNNNNNNNNNNNNNNNNNNNNNNNNNNNNNNNNNNNNNNNNNNNNNNNNNNNNNNNNNNNNNNNNNNNNNNNNNNNNNNNNNNNNNNNNNNNNNNNNNNNNNNNNNNNNNNNNNNNNNNNNNNNNNNNNNNNNNNNNNNNNNNNNNNNNNNNNNNNNNNNNNNNNNNNNNNNNNNNNNNNNNNNNNNNNNNNNNNNNNNNNNNNNNNNNNNNNNNNNNNNNNNNNNNNNNNNNACAACAACCCATAACCATGGCCGACCTCGTATGATTCCTTTGGAGAACCCAGACTCGTACTGAAACATTCAAACACCATTTGGGTTCAACCAGAGTACAATCCTGATACATTGAAACATCTACTTCATTCTTTCCCAAAATAGTGAGATCCAAACGCTAAAGCTCATGGATTTTGATCTTGTGTCAAAGAAACCCAACCTTCATGACTTCTAGCAATTAAACGTGTACCTTTCTTGTTCCTGTAGTGAACTCTGAATGTTTCAGTAACATGCTACTATCATCGCCATAACATAATACAATATATAAAACTTTGAAAGCGATCTGAACCTAGAAAATGAAGAACATGAACTTTCACCCCCCTCAACATGAAAAATACCTAATAACATCTTATTCAAATAAACTATGAATAGCAACGTAAAAGGTACCTTAAAGGCTTAAACCATGAACTGGAAAAACAAAGTTCATCATATCTGATGACGGAGGAAGAAGCACAAAGTTCATCCATGCAATAACTATTTTAGAAATTGATGATACAATATGTTAGGCCAAGTCTGAATAAAATATGTTTGATTAGAGGAAAAAGCACAAACTTTTGCAGATAGTTGCGACCTCCGGCTTGGCCGTTTCTGGCAAAGACAAAGTGTGAAGACCTCTGTTTAAAAATTGTGCAAGTGGTGGCGGAGGAGAGATTCCGAAAACCGTATACAGACCTTCGAGAATAACCAAATCCTGCGAAGATCAAATCCCCAATTTCTTAATAATGAGACAATAAAAAAAGAGTCAAAATGTAAAACCAAGGTTTGAAAATCCAATCAAAACCTTTCTGGATCCAAATATCAAACTATGAAAACTTCCTTGATGGTTATATGGCAAAACTTTAATAGTACATGAATCCATAGTAAGATGACCTGAAAATCGAAATCAAGTAGCCTCTTGATCGCTTTCATCATCTTTCTTTGATATTGTAGTTCCACAAAGAGAAGGCCTTTATATCCATTGAATGGTGTTTTTTTATCTGTATCACTCATTCCTTTAGAAACAGTCGTTTTTGATTCTTGATGTTATTTTCTTTGATCTATTTATAGAAAGAAGACAAATCTGGAGCCCGATGTTACAGATGAGAATTGAAGAAGTTAGAAACACATAGAAGGGAAGAAGAAGAGACATGCTAGGGCGACAAAGCTAGAGTGATGTGGCATCATACTGGTCTTTAATTGGCTGATTTTTATTGCCGACGTAGAGGGTGTCTCTGATCAGCTTATTGCCCTTTTAGTAGTGTTAGATTTGGTTTATAAATATTATTTAAAAATATTTTTTATTTAAAAACTAAATGTAATTAACATTTTTAAGTACACAACGGTATTTTAAAGTATATCACTACCAGCTGTTCTCCGTTTAACTTTGCCAGAATGATTCAACAAAACAAAGCGATAACTAGCTCGTCTTCTCCATCCAGGTAGCAGTGATCCAGGATTCACAGCGTCAAGGAAGAGGGACAAGTGCTCATCCACCAACTTTCCCTTTGGCTGAACACAAAGAAACCTAATATATAAAACCTCTTTTTTATCAGCTCTTAAGTCGAAGACACATCTATCTAGACAAGTCCTGTAAGAAAGCTAAAGATCTCTTATAGTCTTGTCGTTTTACCATTCGCAGCCGCCGCTTGAGAAAGAAGCAGGCTTAATATCTCTTTTCCTTTCTGAAAAGTTGTCTATCTCCCAACTGAAAGCCTTCTTCGTTTCCTCTCCATTTGCTAAAAACTGGCTCTGTTGATTTTAGGGTTAAATGCTTGGAAGTGAGGCACAACAATGTTATATGGGATGGATAATAAAAAATCTTTACCGTTCCTACTTCCTAGGTCAAACGAAACCTACAAAATATATCGTAAGAATTTACAATTTATGTCAATATATTCCGTGGATATTTCAGAAATCTTCCATGTTTATTTTTTTCACATCATTAACATTAATAAATATTTTGGGCTGCTTAAGGAGATTGACCCAAAACATGATTGACCTAAAACGTCTAAAAACGTGACGCAGATACAAAAGACAATGAAACCATCAGTATAGCTAGATTTTTTTATTATAAAGCCAAGTCTATAGAGTCTAGACTATTAGGACTCAGAAAGCAAGAAAAACACTAAAACAAATGAACTCATAGCACTATAGTAGTCTTCTAAATGAACTAACAACTTGATATCTATATCAAGCTACCTCGTCTTCGTCTACCAGCAAAAATCCATCACAAGAGTTTTTTTCCTTCCCCTGGTCCAGTTTCACTTTGAGATCAGACACAATCTCCTCAAGATTCTTGAGGTTTTCCTCCAGTTGTTGGACCCTAGACGCATCAGCATCATCTACCTTCTTCTTCTCCAAGGAAACACCCCCAAATTTCGACTTCAGACAATCCATCCTGAAGCTGGAGTCCACCACCTCAAGGTTATTGACCCGTTCCTCGAGTGTTTTTACCCGAGACCCATCATCTTTCGCTTTCTTCCTCTCCAAGAAACACTCAACAATGCTTCTCTTCATCTTGTTTTCCATCTGCTCAAGATTCTTCATACGTTCCTCAAGCTGTATGACCTTATTACCATAGACATCTGCTTTCTTCCTCTCCAAGATAACGTCCTCAAGCTTTAACTTTAGCCAGTCAAGCTTGAAACCCACTTCTTCCAGCTCACTCAACTCGCTGTCAGCTTTGGTTAGCTCAGCCTCTGAGTGGTTATGTGAAGGCTTGTTTAGTGTATTGATGAGGCCAATGAGGACATTCATGTATGCTGTCTTCAGCACTTGGTTCTTTGATTTGAAACCTAGTGCAATGTCTGGATGCTCTGCGAATATCTTCCTCACCAGAGTTACCTGAGAAGCAAGAACCTTAAGACCGTTCATATCCACAGTCTCATGCTTCTCTGGTACCTCTCCGCTTTCTCCGTCAACAGCTTCAATCAAATTAATGTAGACCTCAATGATTAGTCTGTCTTTCTCCAAGACACCGTTCTCTTGAAGCTTGCTAAGAGGACATAGCTTTTCGAAGCCCCAGGATGGACCCTTAACATCAAGCACTTGGCATCGTACAACTGTTAGAAAAAAAACAAAAAATAAAGACAAAATTCTTCATCAACCACATGATTATGTATATAGTTTCTGCTTGTTGAAGACTCAAGATGAGTGTAGAAATAATTCTTAAGTTTTTAAATACCACACATTCCTTCTGGTTTACTATCAGTCTACTACAAAAACAAAACTATTTCTTCCCTACTTTCTCCGCAGACATTACTACATCCAAGAATCTTGGTTTCTAGTTGTTCTTCAAACATTGCTAATGACAGTTGAGAAAAAAAGAATTAAACATGGAAGAATATAATTCATTACTTTTAGATCTGCAGAGCTCTTTGTCGGATTGATTCAACAGAGTGAAGTAAAAACTAACTTTCCTTTTCCACCCAGTTGGTAGCATGGTTCGATTTGCAACTTGCAGGAACAAAGAAAAGTGATCATGATCAGCAAGATAACCTCCCTTGGGAAAAGCGTTAAGATACCTGAGAGAATTTGAAACAAAATATTAAACGTATACATCATCAATCATCGAGATACAAGGAGGGTTCAACAAATCTAGCTTTAAGTTCTGGTTTACCATTCGCATCCGCCAGCCACGAATGTCTTAGATTGTATTTGTATGCTCGGCTTTTCCGAGTAGTTATCTATCTCAAACCTGAAGCTCGGCTTTTGATTCCACATATTGCTTTCGTAGAGTTTGTTACTTCGAGAAAAGAATATGTTTTTTCAGAAACTATGCTTGAGACTTTCACATTCTCTGTTTATATAATGAAGCAAAAAGATAAGAAAAGGAAACAAATCCTGAAAGCCCTAGCTCGGAAGGAAAACCAAAAAAAAGGAAGAAGTAAAAGATATACACATATATACTTTTTTGTAACATATATATATACTTTAAAAATAAATACATATATACTATAAAAATAAAGCTCGTCTATGCATATTTTTTTATTAAAATAATATCTATTAATGTAACTTTTATAAGAAAAGCAGTAAGATATATATAACTAGTCGTGGACAGTTTGGTTTTTAATTCAACTTTTTAGTTCTCAAATATAAAATCTGTCCGGTTTCGATTTTTTTTATCTTGATTTTTAATTTGGTTTGGATAATAAAGTTAAAAACCGAGTATATTCAAGAAATTTTTGGGTCTTGGTCTTATTCTGGGTTTTTGAATAATTTTGGTTAATTTAGTAAATTTTATGGATAATTAGGTTTTTGAAGAAAATATTTGGTAATTAGGGTTTTGCGAATAAAATAACTAGTAATTCAAATGATTTGAATTATTTGAAATATTTCAGATTAAAAGTCAGCAGGATAGTTCTGTTTTTAGGATAATTTGGTTTATAAATATTATTTTAAAAGATTTTATTATTTAAAAACTAAATGTAATTAATATTTTAAAGTATACATTGGTATTTTAAAGTATATCATTACCAGTTGTTCTCCGTCGAACTTTGCCAGAATGATTCAACAAAACAAAGCGATAACTAGCTCGTCTTCTCCATCCAGGTAGAAATGATCCAGGATTCACAGCGTCAAGGAAGAGGGACAAGTGATCATCCACCAACTTTCCCTTTGGCTGAACACAAGACGACACCTAATATATAAAACCTATTTTTATCAGCTCTTAAGTCGAAGACACATCTATCTAGACAACTCGTATAAGAAAGCTAAAGATCTCTTATATATTATTGAAACCCATAACAGCAATAAGATGCATATATATATATGAGAAATTCTCTGGATAGTTATTTTCAAGTTTCTGTCACAAAATAACATTCAAAGAAAAAAATTACTAAAAAAAGTTTTATTAAAAGATAAAAATACATTTATATTTTAGGATTAACTAATATAGGCTTAGAATTTAGATTTAAAGAGTGGAGGTTTTGAGGATGAATTTTCAATTTTTTTTAAAAAAAAAATTAAAATTAAATTTTTCAAAATAAAAAAGAGATATTTTAGTCATTTTCTTCCTAGATGGCTATTTTGTGACAAAAACTTAAAAGAATCTATTTGAGAGAATTTTCTTATATATATTTCTTATATATATAAAATTCCAATCATATATACCTATCGATTTTCTAATCTTTCTAAACAAACCAAATCAATAAATTCAAAACAGTTAAATGCTCAGTGGCATTGTAGTGTAAATAACTTAAAAAATTTAGTTATATATATTTCTTTATATTTTAAATTCATAAACGTTTTTTTTCTATATATCGTATACAAAGCTCTAATTAAATATTTATGTTGAATTTGTTTATATGATATCAAATATTGTCCATACAAGAAATGATTTAATACGCATAAAATCATGAATTACATTGACGAAGTAATATTACAAATATATTATTTAGTACAAATCAAAAAAAATTAAAAAAAAAAATCGAAAATTAAAACCCGTGCAGATGAGGGTCTATTTAACATTAATAAATGTCAAGAGTACTAATTAAATTCGAATAGTTTTTATTTTATTTATGTCTATCACCTGCAAAAGTATTGGAACTCGATAGTGTATATGCATGGTGTTTGGTTTGGTGAGAGAGAGACTCTTGAGGCTGAAGAAGAGACGCGATCAAATTACCTATGACAGAACTGATCAATAAGTTTTGTTGGAGTCTTGAATCTTCATTTATATTTCTTGAATGAAATAAGAAAGATCGTTCATTAGCATAGCAGGTGACCAGAAACATAGTAAGATGATCCCGAGTTGTGATGATGTTAGTTTTATACTATGAGCCTTGAATCAAAAGACAAATATGTTCTTCTCCTTTAACCATTAGCGACCGCGGCTTTGGACTATATGAGATGCTCTCGTAGCTTCCTTCTTTATAAGAAGTTATAGTTTGAAGTGAAAATATTTTGAGCTGCTTAAGGAGATTGACCCAAAACATGATTGACCTAAAACGTCTAAAAACGTGACGCAGATACAAAAGACAATGAAACCATCAGTAAAGCTAGATTTTTTTATTAGGACTCAGAAAGCAAGAAAAACACTAAAACAAATGAACTCATAGCACTATAGTAGAGTCTTCTAAATGAACTAACAACTTGATATCTATATCAAGCTACCTCGTCTTCGTCTACCAGCAAAAATCCATCACAAGAGTTTTTTTCCTTCCCCTGGTCCAGTTTCACTTTGAGATCAGACACAATCTCCTCAAGATTCTTGAGGTTTTCCTC
Proteins encoded in this window:
- the LOC106341777 gene encoding uncharacterized protein LOC106341777, which translates into the protein MSDTDKKTPFNGYKGLLFVELQYQRKMMKAIKRLLDFDFQDLVILEGLYTVFGISPPPPLAQFLNRGLHTLSLPETAKPEVATICKIIAWMNFVLLPPSSDMMNFVFPVHGLSL
- the LOC106341061 gene encoding MATH domain and coiled-coil domain-containing protein At2g42480-like encodes the protein MWNQKPSFRFEIDNYSEKPSIQIQSKTFVAGGCEWYLNAFPKGGYLADHDHFSLFLQVANRTMLPTGWKRKVSFYFTLLNQSDKELCRSKIVRCQVLDVKGPSWGFEKLCPLSKLQENGVLEKDRLIIEVYINLIEAVDGESGEVPEKHETVDMNGLKVLASQVTLVRKIFAEHPDIALGFKSKNQVLKTAYMNVLIGLINTLNKPSHNHSEAELTKADSELSELEEVGFKLDWLKLKLEDVILERKKADVYGNKVIQLEERMKNLEQMENKMKRSIVECFLERKKAKDDGSRVKTLEERVNNLEVVDSSFRMDCLKSKFGGVSLEKKKVDDADASRVQQLEENLKNLEEIVSDLKVKLDQGKEKNSCDGFLLVDEDEVA